Proteins encoded in a region of the Triticum dicoccoides isolate Atlit2015 ecotype Zavitan chromosome 3A, WEW_v2.0, whole genome shotgun sequence genome:
- the LOC119267563 gene encoding ervatamin-B-like isoform X1, which produces MTSSMPCLVLLLGIACILQASLTAAAWELPESEVRSRWTRWQTKYSKRYPTPEEKEKRFQVFKTNTNSIGAFASQTTVNAVVGGFGPQTVTTVRVGMNRFGDLNPSEVAEQFTGFNNSVFTPERPSPLPYDSWKPCCVDWRSSGAVTGVKFQGSCLSCWAFAAVAAIEGMNKIRTGDLVSLSEQQLVDCDTSSSGCSGGRTDTALGLVASRGGITSEERYPYSGFKGTCDVDKLLFDHQAAVKGFKAVPPNDERQLALAVARQPVTVYIDASTWEFQFYSGGIFRGPCSADAARVNHAVTIVGYCEEFGEKFWIAKNSWSNDWGDQGYIYLAKDVFWPTGTCGLATSPFYPTA; this is translated from the exons GAGGTCCAGGTGGACGAGGTGGCAAACCAAATACTCGAAGCGCTACCCGACCCCCGAGGAGAAGGAGAAGCGGTTCCAAGTATTCAAGACGAACACCAACTCCATCGGCGCTTTCGCCAGCCAGACTACGGTCAACGCCGTCGTCGGCGGGTTCGGGCCCCAGACCGTCACCACGGTCAGGGTCGGCATGAACAGATTCGGCGACCTCAACCCCAGCGAGGTCGCCGAGCAGTTCACCGGGTTCAACAACTCCGTCTTCACCCCAGAGCGTCCCTCCCCGCTCCCCTACGACTCCTGGAAGCCGTGCTGCGTTGACTGGCGCTCGAGCGGCGCCGTCACCGGCGTCAAGTTTCAGGGCTCCTGCT TGTCATGCTGGGCATTCGCGGCCGTGGCGGCCATCGAGGGCATGAACAAGATCAGGACCGGCGATCTGGTGTCGCTGTCGGAGCAGCAGCTCGTGGACTGCGACACCAGTAGCAGCGGCTGCAGCGGCGGCCGCACTGACACTGCCCTGGGCCTCGTGGCCTCCCGCGGCGGCATCACGTCCGAGGAGAGGTACCCGTACAGCGGCTTCAAGGGCACCTGCGACGTGGACAAGCTGCTGTTCGACCACCAGGCGGCCGTCAAGGGATTCAAGGCCGTGCCGCCCAACGACGAGCGGCAGCTGGCGCTGGCCGTGGCGCGGCAGCCCGTGACGGTGTACATCGACGCCAGCACCTGGGAGTTCCAGTTCTACTCAGGCGGCATCTTCCGGGGCCCCTGCTCCGCCGACGCCGCGAGGGTCAACCACGCCGTCACCATTGTCGGCTACTGCGAGGAGTTCGGCGAGAAGTTCTGGATCGCCAAGAACTCGTGGAGCAACGACTGGGGCGACCAGGGATACATCTACCTCGCCAAGGACGTCTTCTGGCCGACGGGCACCTGCGGCCTCGCCACCTCGCCCTTCTACCCAACAGCTTGA
- the LOC119267563 gene encoding ervatamin-B-like isoform X2, with the protein MNRFGDLNPSEVAEQFTGFNNSVFTPERPSPLPYDSWKPCCVDWRSSGAVTGVKFQGSCLSCWAFAAVAAIEGMNKIRTGDLVSLSEQQLVDCDTSSSGCSGGRTDTALGLVASRGGITSEERYPYSGFKGTCDVDKLLFDHQAAVKGFKAVPPNDERQLALAVARQPVTVYIDASTWEFQFYSGGIFRGPCSADAARVNHAVTIVGYCEEFGEKFWIAKNSWSNDWGDQGYIYLAKDVFWPTGTCGLATSPFYPTA; encoded by the exons ATGAACAGATTCGGCGACCTCAACCCCAGCGAGGTCGCCGAGCAGTTCACCGGGTTCAACAACTCCGTCTTCACCCCAGAGCGTCCCTCCCCGCTCCCCTACGACTCCTGGAAGCCGTGCTGCGTTGACTGGCGCTCGAGCGGCGCCGTCACCGGCGTCAAGTTTCAGGGCTCCTGCT TGTCATGCTGGGCATTCGCGGCCGTGGCGGCCATCGAGGGCATGAACAAGATCAGGACCGGCGATCTGGTGTCGCTGTCGGAGCAGCAGCTCGTGGACTGCGACACCAGTAGCAGCGGCTGCAGCGGCGGCCGCACTGACACTGCCCTGGGCCTCGTGGCCTCCCGCGGCGGCATCACGTCCGAGGAGAGGTACCCGTACAGCGGCTTCAAGGGCACCTGCGACGTGGACAAGCTGCTGTTCGACCACCAGGCGGCCGTCAAGGGATTCAAGGCCGTGCCGCCCAACGACGAGCGGCAGCTGGCGCTGGCCGTGGCGCGGCAGCCCGTGACGGTGTACATCGACGCCAGCACCTGGGAGTTCCAGTTCTACTCAGGCGGCATCTTCCGGGGCCCCTGCTCCGCCGACGCCGCGAGGGTCAACCACGCCGTCACCATTGTCGGCTACTGCGAGGAGTTCGGCGAGAAGTTCTGGATCGCCAAGAACTCGTGGAGCAACGACTGGGGCGACCAGGGATACATCTACCTCGCCAAGGACGTCTTCTGGCCGACGGGCACCTGCGGCCTCGCCACCTCGCCCTTCTACCCAACAGCTTGA